DNA sequence from the Coffea arabica cultivar ET-39 chromosome 11c, Coffea Arabica ET-39 HiFi, whole genome shotgun sequence genome:
TCTATACTCTTGGCATAGAGCACACGGCTCATAACAACAATGGACGCAGCAATCACAGCATGGTTTCTCTTCCAAAAAGTATTGTCCCCTTAATTTTGATCGATAAAAACATGAGTATAAACATGGACAACCCGTCATGAACAAGATCAACATGTACAGTCCTCCGCTAACACCACATGCTGCAATATATGACACAATATCAAAGCTGATTACTTGGCAGTCTGCCCCGGTTATTATCGTTACCcaaaaagaagcaaaatgaTTGGGAATTAATCGATTTTGCCATATAAAATTTGTTATTCTTGGCAGCTTACAAGTTGATCCTCTATCGAGGATGTCCGCAATCCGTCCAAACGTGATACATGGACACCAACACGTTAGGCAACCTGTGAATTGATGAAATTTATATATTGGAATATTGATCGGTAATACTAAGAAAAACTACACAACAGCATGTGCTAATTACTTAATCTagatattatttttgtttttttaagagGAAATGTAGATTTGCTCCATGCATAAACTTCTTTTCTCTAATCTCTTTGGTTCTTATATAAATATGTCTACAAGCTAGTATAGAAACTATTAAATAGGATCCAGAGTAAACTACAAATGTGAAGTTCTAAGTTTGGGACCGTCTTTCCCCAATCTAATGATTAGCATGTTACATGTATCAGAACCCACAACGTTttcgtaaatatatttttcaaatagcTTTTGATATCATATAAGTCAAATTGCTACAGCATGTTTTTTAatagaaaatttagaaaatagcaatccaaatgagACCGAGTCTACGCTGGCTTGGGACTCTTTATTTATTGCATCGTTCTTCatctattatttattttcttcaactgaaattaaacaaaacaatcccaattaaaatttttttattatattatctaTGTTATAAAGTTACATACTCCCATATCTTGCAATTACCccaccaaaaatttttttaaaaaaatcatttattatttttttgaaaatttactaGCACATTGAAAAGATACCTACACCACCAACAAAGGTCAAAAAAGTAAAGGTTATCTGTACAGATCCCAACTAAATGAAGGTGACTGGAGGAAATAGATGTGTACTTACTAGTATTCGGGTCACTCCAGCAATGACATAGACCAGTGGACCAGGGGTCCAAAGCCTCTCGAagattcttttgttcttgaccCGAGGCTTTGATTGGTATGGTAGCAGGGGCTGGGTTTGGCCCGTTTGGGTCCGCATCATCATGACCGGAAGAAATTTGCGCCATGGATACAGCGGTTGGCGGCTGCTGTGGGGCTGATGGTGGTGGTGGGAAGAATTCACCATTTGAACATGCTGAGGAAAACATAATTAATTTCACTGtaaaagaagaaggagaaggagaaggagaagagAAAGGGGTAAAGAAATTTGTGGAATTTGAGGTCTAAGTTTTCTGGTAATAGGAGTAGCATCCCTGGGAATTTTGGCACATGACGGTTTGGAACGGTTATGAGATCGGGCGCGAAATGGATTTTTAACTTTTGTTGGACTACGAGTTGAAGGTCCATGTCCACACAAACCCCGTTAGCCCGTGAGCTTTCTCGGGAAAATTATGGGCTCGTATGGTGGATCTGTGGGAGGCCTATATTGCACCAATGGATCCTTGCAATATCTTTTGATGAACAACAATTGCAATTACCGGAAACGTATAACTCTTTCCGTCTTTCTGGTCAATTGTTTTCTGTGGatgccttctttttcttttttctttgtaaaattttcttaatcttcCTAGGGGTTGGTTAGTGTAAGTGGAATGAGGAACATGGCGATTTGGAAGTGCAATCATAAAATGCTATTAATAGTCTACATAAGTACAAAAATTAAAGCTTCTATAAATACAGATACACCTAAAATATCGAAACTTATTGTCTTTGAATAAACAAAAATTGTTTCAATCTCTCGATTTCTACGGAAGGGAAAAAGAATTTCACGCTCTTCCTCTCGGAAAGGGAGGATTAGGGAATCCTATTGATTGCAGATTCCTCTAGACCCGTTTGAATATTATTCAttttaaaattacaaaaaattattaaaaaaaagattagAAATAAACGTCTCACTCTAGATCGAACTTATATGGTCTAATTTGAGCCATTAATGGCACCCTGCGGTTTGTAGGTGAAACTTTAAAGGCCCCAAACTCTAGATAAATTCTAGGGATAATTTGAGAAACCTCCTTTGAGGTTTCTGATAATTTCACTGAACTCCCttgagatttaaaaaattacatttaccttccttgatttaatagttttagtaacaaaatcttaaaataatatagacttggtcaatttttttaaatgaatacccaaaaatgcccttgtgtaatgagttttaatttattttcctatacaattataagattatctagtataattataaggaaaaggtgtcaaaattttcatgtccatacctactatttgataaacaactataataataattttatcactataattggatacttttgatggtactttattatggatttagatttataagatagaaaaaaaatgttgaaataattcatttagaatttatgaattttttgggtGGTGGGATTATCACAATTTGGTAGTGATTTTGGGTCATTtcttttgatttattgttaattttagtactaaaaatagaaaacaatgATCAACAAAAAcattggattatatataaaattaacttgTCAAAAAAATTACTAGTTTGACATTTGGTTACAATAGAAACTAAAAACATAGCGGTAGTTCTAcaattttattggcaaaaaattaaaaaaaaaggaataagaaggaaaaataataaaaaaataattttaaaactcattctaaatataagcataccaaataagggaatttcattaaaatatttaacggtaaaattgtcattttaaataatAAGGGAGGcatgtgtaatttttcaaaccttaaaggagctcagtgaaattgttaggaatctcaggggaggtttctgaaattatccctaaattcTAATCATTGTTGACTTGGCACTGCCACACAGTTGGCCCGGGAGCTTTGGAGCAAGTTAACAGCCTTTATAATGaaattgtaaaataacttttataTTAGAAGGTACCTTCATCACGATCTAAAAATTGCAGGGGCGCAAAAAATCTAGTTTTGTGAAGTTAGGGGCAAACAGCCCCCCAAGTTTTGTGGGAATGATGAACTGAACAAAATTCATATGATTGGGCTATCCCTAGAATAATTTCCTTAGCGTGCTTCTCCGTGACCACTTGCTTTTACGAATGTTAAGAAATCTTGAAACGGAAATACTTAAACTAAAAAATAGCCGACAAAGAGAAACTTCATTGCAagactaccaaaaaaaaaataataataataataataactgtTGTgagtgtttggatagtgtattatttggaatcccatttgaaataattactgtagcactttttgtgatgtgatatatgtgagataaaaaggtggttggaaatataaaaaggtaggttggaaaatgtgtctatgatgcaagcgaaatattatttgggataattgaGGTATCCAAACAAGCTAGGAtccaaataaatgaataatagCAGCAAATTATGTCCTTGTGTCTTGCTTTGACTGCCAAATTCGCTAGCCAACGCCTTAAATGTCAATACTCAGAGGTGAAATTAACTCTATTTTTCGTTTTCTAGCTAGGACTAGTTGTGTGTGGAACGAAGGGTGTTCTTATCtgctttattattttattcGAAGGGTGTTCTCTGTCACTACCGCATTCGTAACTCTTCAAACACTGTATAATTCTTAACTCATTAAAAGTTTGCCTTCTGGCCACGTTTTTTGAAATTCAGGTGCTTCCCTCGACTTGTCAAACAAGTTAGCCACTACCCGAAACCGTGTAAAGTACAAATGCCAGATTTCGTCCATTTCAGAGCTACAGAGAGCAAAGAAATGGAGATCTCAAACGTCCCATTTCAGTACTCAGTATTAGGATTCATCTTACAAAATTTGAAGGAGTCAGTTCAATGCAACAGTGAATTAATTGGTGGAGTTTCAAAAAGCGTGAAGGGACTCTGCGGTGATCCTGATACATTGAGAGCATTCATCAAGGAGTACTACGAGAGGCGGAGCAACAGCCAAATCTTGGAGAAGTTGGCGAACGAGATAAGAAACGTGGTTTATCAAGCCGAGGATGCAATTGAAACTTATATTGTTTTGGAATCAAAGCATAAGGGTCGACGTACAATTGGTGTAGCGGCCGATCATATTGGTGGTTATGTTTCTGATGCTTTGAATGCCACCAAACAGATTGAGGATGTTTGTAGAAAGTTGAAGGAGATATATCAAATCAAGACGCCGTTGGATCCTGATGCCATGCAAGTTGGTCAGAGTTCCAAAAGGATTCCAAAGAAGGAAGAGGTAAGGATGGGCTATTACTtccctttttaaattttttttacaaggCATTGGTATACTATTTTACTTCGAAGACGCACCATTAGAAATTCACCTACTCAATGGGGTACAAATTTTCCCATGTTGTAATCATTTTCCAACTTCTAATCCTTGTAAGTGCATGTCCTCAATTTCCTATTCTAAATTATCTTCGATGATCTTGGGGTGTCGTGCCAATGTTGTCCATACCTGCAGGCTGTCACTGAAGAGGAAGATAATGTGGTTGGCCTAGACGATGAAGCCAAAAATGTAATTGAACTTCTTACCGAAGGATCACAGGAACTAGAGGTTATCTCAGTCATTGGCATGCATGGTTTAGGAAAGACCACACTAGCTAAAAAGATTTTAAATGACCCAACGATTGAATTCAAGTTCTATAGTCGTGCATTTGTGGAAGTCTCCCAAGAATTCGAGAGAAGGGAAGTGTTCCTCCATATTTTAGGTGCTTTTACCAAGATCACAGAAGAAATTAAGGACTTGTCAGATGACAAATTAGTTAAAGAACTTCACCGGCAGTTAAAGACAAGGAAGTATTTGATTGTCTTAGATGATGTCTGGACTCCAGAAGGATGGGATCAATTAAAAGTTGCCTTTCCCAACAATGACAAGCAAAGCAGAATATTAATTACTAGTCACAATGAACCTGTGGCCTTTCATGCTAATCCAAGTTGTGATCCTCATTACTTGCGCTGTTTGGATTTAGAAGACAGTAGAGAGTTGCTAAGAAAGAAAGTTTTTGGAAAGAGTGACTGCCCAGGAGAGTTGGAGAAGCTTGAACTAAGTATCCTGCTGAAATGCGATGGATTGCCTCTAGCAATAGTGATACTTGCAGGTGTTCTCTTGAATTATAGAGACAGAACTGATTGGTGGAAAAAAGTTACTGAAGATTTAGATCATTTTGTTGCTAAACATCCAGAACAAAGCCACGGAGTAATAAGATTAAGTTACGAACACTTACCTCCTCACCTGAAGCCATGTTTCCTCTATCTTGGGGTCTTCCGTGAAGACATTGGCATCCCAGTTTGGAAGCTGTTGCAATTGTGGATTGCAGAAGGATTCGTACAGAAAGATCATGCTATAAGCTTGGAGGAAAAAGCAGAGGCTTACTTAGACGACCTGGTGAGCAGGAATTTGGTAATGGTGGGTCAGAGGGGATCCAGTGGTCGAATCAAAACATGTCGTATACATGACAGTTTGCGGGACTTCTGCAGAAGGGAGGCGATGAAAGAAAATCTGTTTCAGGAAGTTGAAAGGTATGATCAATCTACCTTTTCAACAGAGCACACTTCCTTGGATAATGCCTGCCGCCTTTGCATGAATTTCCATCTTTTGGATGGTATTGAAAACCTATCTGGTATACGTGTTCGCTCTTTTTTGAGTTTTGCCAAGAAAGAGACTAAGCTACTTCCAGAACA
Encoded proteins:
- the LOC113716220 gene encoding putative late blight resistance protein homolog R1A-10, producing the protein MPDFVHFRATESKEMEISNVPFQYSVLGFILQNLKESVQCNSELIGGVSKSVKGLCGDPDTLRAFIKEYYERRSNSQILEKLANEIRNVVYQAEDAIETYIVLESKHKGRRTIGVAADHIGGYVSDALNATKQIEDVCRKLKEIYQIKTPLDPDAMQVGQSSKRIPKKEEAVTEEEDNVVGLDDEAKNVIELLTEGSQELEVISVIGMHGLGKTTLAKKILNDPTIEFKFYSRAFVEVSQEFERREVFLHILGAFTKITEEIKDLSDDKLVKELHRQLKTRKYLIVLDDVWTPEGWDQLKVAFPNNDKQSRILITSHNEPVAFHANPSCDPHYLRCLDLEDSRELLRKKVFGKSDCPGELEKLELSILLKCDGLPLAIVILAGVLLNYRDRTDWWKKVTEDLDHFVAKHPEQSHGVIRLSYEHLPPHLKPCFLYLGVFREDIGIPVWKLLQLWIAEGFVQKDHAISLEEKAEAYLDDLVSRNLVMVGQRGSSGRIKTCRIHDSLRDFCRREAMKENLFQEVERYDQSTFSTEHTSLDNACRLCMNFHLLDGIENLSGIRVRSFLSFAKKETKLLPEHISCIPRAFKLLRVLDVRPIIFTRFPGELVYLVLLRYIALSSRCKILPEKMSNLQILRTVIFETSWPTLEIKADIWKMPQLRHLITNTSACLPLPLAKIHKGEPSISANLQTLSSISPESCKRDVFERVPKLKKLGICGRLASFMQGNNESSLFDSFSKLEFLENLKLINADFNSKLHFLPHESKFPRSLTRLTLLNTMLDWKHMSILGKLENLEVLKLKDNAFEGERWQTEEGGFLRLQVLNIGSTSLVTWNASASDFPRLRCLVLMHCSKLEAIPHGLAQIASLQAVEVYCTSNAAASSAKKIQAVKLESQSQQPNTGTKSRGFKLSVYPPEE